Proteins from a single region of Fundulus heteroclitus isolate FHET01 chromosome 12, MU-UCD_Fhet_4.1, whole genome shotgun sequence:
- the LOC118565120 gene encoding uncharacterized protein LOC118565120, which produces MQGYRWLHLRAVQNGLVVQQDTIRQIIKFLDPEGVELRRTRRLRRRQYNTKGPNALWHMDSYDKLKPYGIGINGCIDGFSRFVLWMEAYTTNNDPKVIANYFIECVTRLGGCPERIRADNGTENGHVANMQVFLRRNHTDSFAKDSSFIYGRSTANQRIESWWGILRKQSIQFWMNIFKTLQENGHFSGSFLDKSLVQFCFLNLVQRDVNEVVRTWNTHYIRPRPGQEVAGGRPILMYTVPQEYDAEDCLKTVDMEEVAVCKEECTPKSQFPCDETVFELCLLLMQENEWEAPTDAYNAAELYTSLRAVLLENL; this is translated from the exons ATGCAAGGATATCGCTGGTTGCATCTTCGGGCAGTTCAGAATGGACTTGTGGTACAGCAGGACACAATACGACAGATCATCAAGTTCCTTGATCCTGAGGGTGTGGAACTTAGAAGAACTCGTCGTCTTAGAAGGCGGCAGTACAACACTAAAGGCCCAAACGCTCTTTGGCACATGGACTCTTATGATAAATTGAAACCCTATGGTATTGGGATTAATGGATGCATTGATGGCTTCAGCCGTTTTGTTTTATGGATGGAAGCTTACACAACAAACAATGACCCAAAAGTTATAGCCAACTATTTTATAGAATGTGTCACACGTTTGGGTGGGTGTCCAGAGAGGATCCGGGCAGACAATGGAACTGAAAATGGACATGTTGCCAACATGCAGGTGTTTCTAAGAAGAAACCACACCGACAGTTTTGCCAAAGACAGCAGTTTCATTTATGGACGGAGCACTGCCAATCAGCGCATAGAATCCTGGTGGGGAATTCTgagaaaacaaagcattcaGTTCTGGATGAACATATTCAAAACACTTCAAGAGAATGGACATTTCTCTGGGAGCTTTTTGGATAAAAGCTTAGTCCAGTTTTGCTTTCTCAACCTGGTCCAG AGAGATGTGAATGAAGTAGTGAGAACATGGAATACCCACTATATCAGACCAAGACCTGGACAAGAAGTTGCTGGAGGTCGACCCATCCTCATGTACACAGTCCCTCAGGAGTATGATGCTGAGGACTGTCTTAAAACAGTGGACATGGAGGAGGTTGCGGTATGCAAGGAGGAGTGCACACCCAAGAGTCAGTTTCCCTGTGATGAGACTGTCTTTGAGCTGTGTCTACTACTAATGCAGGAGAATGAATGGGAGGCTCCTACAGATGCTTATAATGCAGCTGAATTGTACACCTCACTTAGAGCAGTATTACTTGAAAATCTTTGA